A genomic stretch from Cloacibacterium caeni includes:
- a CDS encoding DUF2975 domain-containing protein — translation MKLIGKNSVSKYFSYFFLVLFLFIAFHFIYEIIGFSVLYYKYKTGSNILSEYFLLGNDVGWSKNEYTNPIKDVLKFKIYYPFTEQNLLTGIYTKSFIINSLISSSFFTIFSFVCYKITEALGKDYIFNIKTISWFKKLAWLSIIYVPIEIINWFYNLNLKMSDSLLYTSFIFLSLGIAIFFIIAFFKKGYELQSENDLTI, via the coding sequence ATGAAACTAATCGGCAAAAACTCTGTCTCTAAGTATTTCAGTTACTTTTTTTTAGTCCTTTTCTTATTTATTGCTTTTCATTTTATTTATGAAATCATTGGTTTTTCTGTCCTTTATTATAAGTATAAAACAGGAAGCAATATTTTATCAGAATACTTTCTTCTAGGAAATGATGTAGGTTGGTCAAAAAATGAATACACCAATCCAATAAAAGATGTTCTGAAATTTAAAATTTATTATCCATTTACAGAACAAAATCTATTAACTGGAATTTATACTAAAAGTTTCATTATCAACAGCTTAATAAGCTCTAGCTTTTTTACAATTTTCAGTTTTGTATGCTATAAAATTACCGAAGCTTTAGGTAAAGATTATATTTTCAACATAAAAACTATTAGTTGGTTCAAAAAATTAGCATGGCTAAGTATCATTTATGTCCCGATTGAAATAATCAACTGGTTTTACAACCTTAATTTAAAAATGAGTGATAGCTTATTGTACACTAGTTTTATATTTTTAAGTTTAGGAATCGCTATATTTTTCATTATTGCTTTCTTCAAAAAAGGCTACGAACTTCAATCAGAAAACGATTTAACAATTTAA
- a CDS encoding 30S ribosomal protein THX, translated as MGKGDKKTRRGKVTAGSYGKTRPRKSGTVKVTAPKVEAKAEKPKKAAKPKEEVAEEKPKTTRKKKTEE; from the coding sequence ATGGGAAAAGGCGATAAAAAAACAAGAAGAGGAAAAGTAACCGCAGGAAGCTACGGGAAAACAAGACCAAGAAAATCTGGAACTGTAAAAGTGACTGCTCCAAAAGTGGAAGCAAAAGCTGAAAAACCAAAAAAAGCAGCGAAACCAAAAGAAGAAGTAGCTGAAGAAAAGCCAAAAACTACTAGAAAGAAAAAAACCGAAGAATAA
- a CDS encoding DUF937 domain-containing protein: MSLLDLITGNVGNQVATEAENKFGISKSQMIALAAVAAPLIISYLRNKSQDANEAEALNNALDRDHDGSILNNPSSALEREQEGGSILDHIFGGQKATVENQLSQNTGISMDKIGPILAMLAPIIMGYIGKEKQANSVNAGGLGDLLGGILGGAQQQAQAEPANPLNDILGSVLGGQQSGGGLGDILGSVLGGGNQKQSGGLGDLLGGILGGK; this comes from the coding sequence ATGAGTTTATTAGACCTTATCACAGGAAACGTAGGAAATCAAGTTGCTACAGAAGCTGAAAACAAATTCGGGATTTCTAAATCTCAAATGATTGCACTCGCTGCAGTAGCTGCTCCTCTTATTATTTCGTATCTTAGAAATAAATCTCAAGATGCCAACGAAGCAGAAGCGCTTAATAACGCTTTAGATAGAGACCATGATGGTTCTATCCTAAACAATCCATCATCTGCTCTAGAAAGAGAACAAGAAGGTGGTTCTATTTTAGACCACATTTTCGGCGGACAAAAAGCTACCGTAGAAAACCAACTTTCTCAAAATACAGGAATTTCTATGGATAAAATCGGGCCAATTCTTGCCATGTTAGCTCCTATTATTATGGGTTACATCGGTAAAGAAAAACAAGCAAACAGTGTAAATGCAGGTGGATTAGGTGATTTATTAGGCGGAATTTTGGGTGGAGCTCAGCAACAAGCTCAAGCCGAACCCGCAAATCCTCTAAATGATATTTTAGGAAGTGTTTTAGGCGGTCAACAATCTGGTGGTGGACTTGGAGATATCCTAGGAAGCGTTCTTGGTGGCGGAAACCAAAAACAAAGCGGCGGATTAGGAGATCTTCTTGGAGGAATTCTTGGAGGAAAATAA
- a CDS encoding DUF2480 family protein: MSEDFEIKNKVAESGLVNFDLSELSPKGKRIGIDLKDFLFMEMILKEKDFREKVTEIDSEIYRDAYVYVYCSVDAIVPIWAYFLITSKLTGVAKKIVYGTKKDLEVVLMHEAISHYNFADLEAKRVLVKGCSEEDIPENAYIELVEKLKPIVKSLMFGEACSNVPIFKKNLD; this comes from the coding sequence ATGTCAGAAGATTTCGAAATAAAAAATAAAGTAGCAGAAAGCGGTTTGGTGAATTTTGATTTATCAGAACTTTCTCCTAAAGGCAAAAGAATTGGAATAGATTTGAAAGATTTTCTTTTCATGGAAATGATTTTGAAAGAAAAAGATTTCCGCGAAAAAGTTACAGAAATAGATTCTGAAATCTACCGTGACGCTTATGTTTACGTTTATTGTTCTGTAGACGCTATTGTTCCGATTTGGGCTTATTTTTTAATTACTTCCAAACTTACAGGAGTGGCAAAAAAAATAGTTTACGGAACCAAAAAAGATTTAGAAGTAGTTTTAATGCACGAAGCCATTTCTCATTATAATTTCGCTGATTTAGAAGCAAAACGCGTCCTCGTAAAAGGTTGCAGCGAAGAAGACATTCCCGAAAATGCTTACATAGAATTGGTAGAAAAACTAAAACCAATTGTAAAATCGCTCATGTTCGGCGAAGCTTGTAGTAATGTTCCTATTTTTAAAAAAAATCTTGATTAA
- the lpxB gene encoding lipid-A-disaccharide synthase produces MKYYIIAGEASGDLHASNLMKAILQKDQNAEFRFWGGDLMAKVAGEKPVKHYKELAFMGFLEVAMNLRTILKNIKLCKEDVKNYQPDVLVLVDYPGFNLRIAEFAKNLGIKVVYYISPQLWAWKEGRVETIKKYVDEMLVILPFEKDFYKKHQVDAHFVGHPLLDAISDLPEISAENFKKENGLNEKEIIALLPGSREQEVEKMLTLMLSVRDSFKNYQFVIAGAPSLPKEFYQKFVDDDVHFVSNKTYDLLRCSRAALVTSGTATLETALLNVPEIVCYRTSKISYEIGKRVVKNIKFISLVNLIMDKEVVKELVQNQLNTENLVDELQKILDGPKRDKMLQDYELLREKLGGKGASNHAAEIIVNL; encoded by the coding sequence TTGAAATACTATATCATCGCAGGAGAAGCATCGGGAGATTTACACGCTTCTAATTTAATGAAAGCCATTTTACAGAAAGACCAAAATGCAGAATTCAGATTTTGGGGAGGAGATTTAATGGCGAAAGTTGCGGGAGAAAAACCTGTAAAACACTATAAAGAATTGGCTTTTATGGGCTTCTTGGAAGTAGCGATGAACCTTAGGACGATTTTGAAAAATATAAAACTTTGCAAGGAAGATGTTAAGAATTATCAACCAGATGTTTTGGTTTTGGTAGATTATCCAGGTTTTAATTTGAGGATTGCAGAGTTTGCCAAAAATCTTGGAATAAAGGTAGTTTACTATATTTCTCCACAATTATGGGCTTGGAAAGAAGGCAGAGTAGAAACCATCAAAAAATATGTAGACGAAATGCTGGTGATTCTTCCATTTGAGAAAGATTTTTATAAAAAACATCAAGTAGATGCTCATTTCGTAGGTCATCCTTTATTAGATGCGATTTCTGATTTGCCAGAAATTTCTGCTGAAAATTTCAAAAAGGAAAATGGTTTAAATGAAAAAGAAATCATCGCACTTTTACCCGGTTCCCGAGAGCAGGAAGTAGAAAAAATGCTCACTTTGATGCTTTCTGTGCGAGATTCTTTTAAAAATTATCAGTTTGTAATCGCTGGTGCGCCAAGTTTACCCAAAGAATTTTACCAAAAATTTGTAGATGATGATGTGCATTTTGTTTCCAATAAAACTTATGATTTATTGAGATGTTCTAGAGCAGCTTTGGTAACTTCGGGAACGGCAACTCTAGAAACGGCGTTGCTGAATGTTCCAGAAATTGTGTGTTACCGAACCAGTAAAATTTCTTACGAAATCGGGAAACGTGTGGTGAAAAATATCAAATTTATTTCTCTGGTGAATTTGATTATGGACAAAGAAGTGGTGAAGGAATTGGTTCAAAATCAACTCAATACAGAAAATTTAGTTGATGAGCTTCAAAAAATTTTGGATGGGCCAAAACGTGACAAAATGCTTCAGGATTATGAACTTCTCAGAGAAAAATTAGGTGGAAAAGGAGCAAGTAATCACGCCGCAGAAATTATTGTTAATCTATGA
- a CDS encoding DUF1569 domain-containing protein — translation MIKKIIVQLAEIENLKPFSHKNAPEISEASIGWHLEHSLLVISRILEGLPTSHPEKYQPKFSLAKFMVMTSGYIPRKKGKAPKFTIPTSENFLENIDNYLNSVRENLQMIKNLPSQSYIEHPYFGHLDVKQTLKFLKIHTQHHLKIAKDILAKSH, via the coding sequence ATGATAAAAAAAATAATTGTACAACTCGCAGAAATAGAAAATTTAAAACCATTTTCCCATAAAAATGCTCCTGAAATTTCAGAAGCGAGTATTGGTTGGCATTTAGAACACTCGCTTTTGGTGATTTCTAGAATTTTGGAAGGTTTGCCTACTTCTCATCCAGAAAAATATCAACCTAAATTTTCTTTGGCTAAATTTATGGTCATGACTTCGGGATATATACCTAGAAAAAAAGGAAAAGCTCCGAAATTCACTATTCCTACAAGTGAAAACTTTCTAGAAAATATAGATAATTATCTAAATTCCGTTAGAGAAAATTTGCAAATGATTAAGAATCTCCCTTCTCAATCTTATATAGAACATCCTTATTTCGGACATTTAGATGTAAAACAAACTTTAAAATTTTTAAAAATTCATACTCAGCATCATCTTAAAATTGCAAAAGACATACTGGCTAAATCTCATTAG
- a CDS encoding phosphoenolpyruvate carboxylase yields the protein MAFNEKDYQKISTDRTFIIDCYTEMLSRINEKELVDLINNTEEGKKFGENELSSEKIIQSLSIYFQLMTLVEENGATQYRRRLEDQEKITAIRGSWGEAFHFWKNSNVTEEDMLNAVSATHVIPVLTAHPTEAKRVTVIELHRELYLLLVKKENTSLSKLEQNEIKEKIIQLLERWWRTGEIYLEKPDIKDERANVLYYLTKIFPNVLVKSDQEIINSWIELGLNPQKIKNPDYFPKINFGSWVGGDRDGHPFVTPAVTKETLLLHRKAALTLIKEDLIHLAKKISISAVSNPVPFQLSEMIQEKVSALGEMGKKAVERNHYEPWRQFVNLMICQLENTITENFEDSKTYYKSSKALQEDLKNLREVLVQNGFQSIAEDLLFSVERAVQCFGFHLAKLDIRQNSAFHDKAISQILKASGETDYDFENWEEEKRVNYLNQVLSNNAFITDVTISYGPEADNVLDCYRVIRQHISQYGAEGIGSFIVSMTRNLSDLLVVYLLMRETQLLNTKIRVVPLLETIEDLQNGSEILEKFLQHPITISRAKNLDGKQEVMLGYSDSNKDGGTIASKWNLHKAEIALSEIGKKHNTEIYFFHGTGGTISRGGGKYHRFLESMPEQTVFGTVKITVQGESVAQLFGNPMTAKYNLNALSSGTARHIIQNKYKTEKPQYPFESMEFLAQKSFEHYRNLIETPGFINFYGKATCIDVLEKSKIGSRPARRTGTRTLQDLRAIPWVFSWNLSRIALTGWYGLGEALKILKSEKPQEYQKLKEAAQNWNFFKFLMIQTETNLILSNLEIMKKYAELDPNEEERNLLMDKFLTDHQNGVQLIEELFGEAALERRSGQYDNLKWRNQKLEILHQLHIKYLQQWRNLDDENKLEKDKILNKLLSLINAISSGLKNTG from the coding sequence ATGGCTTTTAACGAAAAGGATTATCAGAAAATTTCTACGGACCGTACATTCATCATTGATTGCTATACAGAAATGTTGTCTAGAATTAATGAAAAGGAACTAGTAGATTTAATCAACAATACAGAAGAAGGGAAAAAGTTCGGAGAAAATGAATTGTCTAGTGAGAAAATTATACAATCATTAAGTATCTATTTTCAATTGATGACATTGGTAGAAGAAAACGGAGCTACACAATATAGAAGAAGATTAGAAGACCAAGAAAAAATTACCGCAATTCGTGGTTCTTGGGGAGAAGCATTCCATTTTTGGAAAAATTCTAATGTGACAGAAGAAGATATGCTGAATGCGGTTTCTGCTACACATGTTATTCCTGTTCTTACTGCGCATCCTACTGAAGCAAAAAGAGTTACGGTTATAGAATTGCATAGAGAATTGTACTTGCTTTTGGTAAAAAAAGAAAATACTTCTCTCAGTAAATTAGAGCAAAATGAAATTAAAGAAAAAATTATTCAGCTTCTAGAAAGATGGTGGAGAACAGGCGAAATTTACCTGGAAAAGCCAGATATTAAAGACGAGAGAGCAAATGTTTTATATTATCTTACCAAGATTTTCCCCAACGTTTTGGTGAAAAGTGACCAAGAAATCATCAATTCTTGGATTGAGTTAGGGCTTAATCCTCAGAAAATTAAAAATCCAGATTATTTTCCGAAAATTAATTTTGGAAGTTGGGTTGGTGGTGACAGAGATGGTCATCCTTTTGTAACACCTGCAGTGACTAAGGAAACGCTTTTGCTTCATCGAAAAGCCGCATTAACATTGATTAAAGAAGATTTAATTCATTTGGCTAAGAAAATTTCTATTTCGGCGGTGTCTAATCCTGTTCCTTTTCAGCTTTCTGAAATGATTCAGGAGAAAGTTTCTGCACTAGGTGAAATGGGCAAAAAAGCAGTAGAAAGAAATCATTATGAACCGTGGAGACAATTCGTAAATCTTATGATTTGTCAATTAGAAAATACCATTACAGAAAATTTTGAAGATTCTAAAACCTATTATAAATCTAGCAAAGCGCTTCAAGAAGATTTAAAAAATCTGAGAGAAGTTTTGGTACAAAATGGTTTCCAAAGCATTGCCGAAGATTTATTATTCTCGGTAGAAAGAGCGGTTCAATGTTTCGGATTTCATTTGGCGAAGCTAGATATTAGACAAAACAGTGCTTTCCATGATAAAGCTATTTCGCAGATTCTTAAAGCCAGTGGTGAAACAGATTATGATTTCGAAAATTGGGAAGAAGAAAAAAGAGTAAATTACCTGAACCAAGTCTTGAGCAACAATGCTTTTATTACAGATGTTACCATTTCTTACGGTCCAGAAGCAGATAATGTTTTAGATTGTTATAGAGTCATTCGTCAACATATCAGTCAGTACGGAGCAGAAGGAATAGGTTCTTTTATTGTAAGTATGACCAGAAATTTAAGTGATTTATTGGTGGTTTATCTATTAATGAGAGAAACTCAACTTCTTAACACCAAAATAAGAGTAGTTCCACTTTTGGAAACTATCGAAGATTTACAAAATGGTTCAGAAATTTTAGAAAAATTCTTGCAACATCCTATCACAATTAGCAGAGCTAAAAATTTAGATGGAAAACAAGAAGTGATGTTAGGTTATAGTGACAGCAATAAAGATGGCGGAACCATTGCAAGTAAGTGGAATCTTCATAAAGCAGAAATTGCCTTATCAGAAATCGGCAAAAAACATAATACCGAAATTTATTTCTTCCACGGAACTGGAGGAACCATCAGTAGAGGTGGTGGTAAATATCATCGTTTTCTAGAAAGTATGCCAGAACAAACCGTTTTTGGAACCGTGAAAATCACCGTTCAAGGTGAATCTGTAGCGCAACTTTTCGGAAATCCTATGACGGCGAAATATAATCTCAATGCACTTTCTTCTGGAACAGCAAGACATATTATTCAAAATAAATACAAAACCGAAAAACCACAATATCCATTTGAATCTATGGAATTTCTGGCTCAAAAATCCTTTGAACATTATAGAAATTTAATAGAAACACCAGGATTTATCAATTTTTATGGAAAAGCAACGTGCATAGATGTTTTAGAGAAAAGCAAAATAGGTTCTAGACCAGCCAGAAGAACGGGAACCAGAACATTGCAGGATTTACGCGCTATTCCTTGGGTTTTCAGCTGGAATCTTTCTCGTATTGCACTCACAGGTTGGTACGGTTTAGGTGAAGCGCTCAAAATTTTGAAATCAGAAAAACCGCAAGAATATCAAAAGTTAAAAGAAGCGGCTCAAAATTGGAATTTCTTCAAATTTTTAATGATTCAGACCGAGACCAATCTTATTTTGTCTAATCTAGAAATTATGAAAAAATATGCAGAATTAGACCCAAATGAAGAAGAGAGAAACCTATTGATGGATAAATTTCTTACCGACCATCAAAATGGAGTTCAGCTGATAGAAGAATTGTTCGGTGAAGCTGCTCTGGAAAGAAGAAGCGGACAATATGATAACTTGAAATGGAGAAACCAAAAATTAGAAATATTGCACCAATTGCATATTAAATATCTACAACAATGGAGAAATTTAGATGACGAAAATAAACTAGAAAAAGACAAAATTCTCAATAAATTATTAAGTTTAATCAATGCCATTTCAAGTGGTTTGAAAAATACTGGATAA